One genomic window of Vibrio ziniensis includes the following:
- a CDS encoding molybdopterin guanine dinucleotide-containing S/N-oxide reductase has protein sequence MTNMTRRRFLKGTGITAGAFACSSFSPLSLAELNERGGGVLTAGRMGPLLCDVQDGRLVSSKNALAQTMPNSLQLTGPDQVYTKARVKYPMVRKGFLSNPSSPQGVRGSDEFVRVSWEKAYKLIHEQHMRIRKQYGPAAVFAGSYGWRSSGVLHKAQTLLQRYMSMAGGYSGHLGDYSTGAAQVIMPHVMGSIEVYEQQTTYPVILESSEVVVLWGLNPVNTLKIAWSSTDCAGLEFFHQLKQSGKTIIAIDPIRSETIEFFGENAQWIAPHPMTDVAMMLGIAHTLVKKGKHDKAFLEKYTTGFEPFEAYLMGKEDGIEKSSQWASDICGVSAEQLELLADIFIQNRTMLMSGWGMQRQQYGEQRHWMIATLAAMLGQIGLPGGGFGLSYHYSNGGNPTRNAGVLPAISASLGGGSSAGNDWAISGAMQSFPVARIVEALENPGKMYIHNGHELKFPNIKMIWWAGGANFTHHQDTNRLIKAWQKPELIVISEPYWTAAAKHADVVLPITTSFERNDLTMTGDYSNQHLVPMKKVVEPEGESRNDFDVFADMSELLAPGGHDVYTEGKTEMEWLYGFYTAAQQGGRSARVAMPNFSKFWQDNELIEMKWNEKNAKFVRHAAFREDPVLNPLGTPSGKIEIYSKTIEGYNLKDCPPHPTWLAPDEYTGNAKDGELQLMTAHAAHRLHSQFNYATIRGQYAIADREPIWIHPDDAMVRDIKTGDLVRAFNQRGQVLVGAEVTDRIKQGSVCIHEGAWPDFDKQSGICKNGGCNVLTLDVPSSRLANGCAANSALVRIEKYTGEVPALTAFDPPMIS, from the coding sequence ATGACTAATATGACTCGCCGTAGATTCTTAAAAGGTACAGGTATTACAGCTGGCGCTTTTGCGTGCAGTTCATTCTCCCCCCTTTCTTTAGCTGAGCTTAATGAACGTGGAGGTGGTGTGTTAACAGCCGGACGGATGGGTCCGTTGTTATGTGATGTGCAAGACGGGAGGTTAGTGTCTTCGAAAAATGCTTTAGCCCAAACTATGCCAAATAGTCTTCAACTGACAGGCCCAGACCAAGTGTATACCAAAGCTCGGGTTAAATACCCTATGGTACGTAAAGGCTTCCTTTCAAATCCAAGTTCACCGCAAGGTGTGCGTGGTAGTGATGAGTTTGTGCGAGTTTCTTGGGAGAAAGCGTACAAATTGATCCATGAACAGCATATGCGCATTCGTAAACAATACGGACCAGCTGCCGTATTTGCGGGATCTTATGGCTGGCGTTCGAGTGGGGTGTTACATAAAGCCCAAACATTGTTACAGCGTTACATGAGTATGGCTGGTGGTTATTCAGGGCACCTCGGAGATTACTCTACTGGGGCTGCGCAAGTCATCATGCCTCATGTCATGGGCTCCATTGAGGTGTATGAGCAGCAAACTACCTACCCCGTGATTTTGGAAAGCAGTGAAGTAGTGGTTCTGTGGGGACTAAACCCTGTAAATACGCTGAAAATAGCATGGAGCTCGACAGACTGTGCTGGGCTTGAGTTTTTCCATCAACTGAAACAGTCCGGAAAAACCATTATAGCAATTGATCCAATACGCTCTGAAACCATAGAGTTCTTTGGTGAAAACGCACAATGGATAGCGCCGCATCCCATGACGGATGTGGCAATGATGCTAGGTATCGCTCATACCCTAGTGAAAAAAGGTAAACACGATAAAGCTTTCTTAGAAAAGTACACCACAGGTTTTGAACCGTTTGAAGCTTATTTGATGGGTAAAGAGGATGGTATAGAGAAGTCGTCTCAATGGGCTTCTGATATCTGTGGGGTGTCTGCTGAGCAGCTTGAGCTATTAGCGGATATTTTCATCCAAAATAGAACCATGTTGATGTCAGGATGGGGAATGCAGCGTCAGCAATATGGTGAGCAACGCCACTGGATGATTGCGACGCTGGCTGCCATGCTCGGGCAGATTGGTTTGCCCGGCGGTGGTTTTGGTCTTTCTTACCATTATTCAAACGGCGGTAACCCAACTCGAAATGCAGGCGTACTTCCTGCCATTTCTGCATCATTAGGTGGTGGTTCTTCTGCGGGGAATGACTGGGCCATTTCTGGAGCGATGCAAAGCTTCCCTGTCGCTCGCATTGTGGAAGCTCTGGAAAATCCGGGTAAGATGTACATACACAATGGGCATGAACTTAAATTTCCAAACATCAAAATGATTTGGTGGGCTGGTGGAGCCAACTTCACTCATCATCAAGACACCAATCGGTTGATCAAAGCATGGCAGAAGCCAGAGCTTATCGTCATATCCGAACCATATTGGACGGCTGCCGCGAAGCACGCAGACGTAGTGTTACCAATCACGACTTCGTTTGAGCGGAACGATCTCACTATGACTGGGGATTACAGTAACCAACACTTAGTGCCAATGAAGAAAGTGGTTGAGCCTGAAGGTGAATCTCGAAACGATTTTGATGTTTTTGCCGATATGTCTGAGTTGCTCGCACCGGGTGGTCATGATGTGTATACCGAAGGCAAAACAGAGATGGAATGGCTTTACGGCTTTTATACCGCAGCTCAACAAGGTGGTCGCAGTGCTCGTGTGGCTATGCCGAACTTCAGTAAGTTCTGGCAAGATAACGAACTTATCGAAATGAAATGGAATGAAAAGAATGCCAAGTTTGTTCGCCACGCAGCGTTTCGTGAAGATCCTGTACTCAATCCGTTAGGCACACCTAGCGGAAAAATAGAGATCTACTCCAAAACAATCGAAGGTTACAACCTCAAAGATTGTCCTCCACATCCAACATGGTTGGCTCCGGACGAATATACCGGCAATGCTAAGGATGGAGAGTTACAGCTAATGACCGCGCATGCTGCTCATCGTCTTCACAGCCAATTCAACTATGCAACGATACGTGGCCAGTATGCGATTGCCGATCGGGAACCAATCTGGATACACCCTGACGATGCTATGGTGAGAGATATAAAAACAGGTGATTTAGTACGAGCCTTTAATCAAAGAGGACAAGTGTTGGTTGGTGCTGAAGTAACGGACAGAATCAAACAGGGTTCAGTGTGTATCCACGAAGGGGCATGGCCAGACTTTGATAAGCAATCTGGAATATGCAAAAACGGTGGCTGCAATGTACTGACACTCGATGTACCGTCGTCTCGCTTAGCGAATGGTTGTGCTGCAAACTCAGCATTGGTTCGAATAGAAAAATACACAGGTGAAGTACCAGCCCTCACCGCATTTGATCCTCCGATGATCAGCTAG
- the uvrB gene encoding excinuclease ABC subunit UvrB: MSKAFELVSDYRPSGDQPKAIEQLLEGIEAGLAHQTLLGVTGSGKTFTLANVIAQSQRPTILLAPNKTLAAQLYGEMKSFFPNNAVEYFVSYYDYYQPEAYVPTTDTFIEKDSSVNAHIEQMRLSATKALLERKDAIIVASVSAIYGLGDPDSYLKMMLHLRRGDVIDQRDMLRRLAELQYSRNDVAFERGQFRVRGEVIDIFPAESDQDAVRVEMFDDEVDCISLFDPLTGAIKQRDLPRFTVYPKTHYVTPRERILEAIESIKVELESRRKYLLENNKLLEEQRITQRTQFDIEMMNELGFCSGIENYSRFLSGRNEGEPPPTLFDYLPHDGLLVIDESHVTVPQIGAMFKGDRSRKETLVEFGFRLPSALDNRPLKFEEFEALAPQTIFVSATPGNYELEKSGGEVADQVVRPTGLLDPQLEVRPVTTQVDDLLSEIRIRSAKDERVLVTTLTKRMAEDLTEYLHEHGVKVRYLHSDIDTVERVEIIRDLRLGEFDVLVGINLLREGLDMPEVSLVAILDADKEGFLRSERSLIQTIGRAARNIEGKAILYADSITKSMKKAMDETDRRREKQHAYNEAMGLKPQALKRNIKDIMEIGDIAKSRKQKSSKVVALSKVAEDAANYGSLTPQQLDKEISKLEGQMYKYAQNLEFELAAKTRDQIEELRKQFITNS; this comes from the coding sequence ATGAGTAAGGCGTTTGAATTGGTATCAGACTATCGTCCATCTGGCGATCAGCCTAAAGCCATAGAACAACTTTTAGAAGGAATTGAGGCAGGATTGGCTCACCAAACACTGTTAGGTGTAACGGGTTCAGGTAAAACGTTTACCCTAGCAAATGTTATCGCTCAGTCTCAGCGACCGACTATATTGCTCGCTCCAAACAAGACTCTTGCCGCTCAGCTTTATGGAGAGATGAAATCCTTCTTCCCAAATAATGCCGTTGAATACTTTGTTTCTTACTATGACTACTACCAGCCAGAAGCATATGTGCCTACTACAGATACTTTCATCGAGAAGGATTCTTCTGTTAACGCCCATATTGAACAAATGCGACTTTCTGCAACCAAAGCGCTGCTGGAACGTAAAGATGCCATTATTGTTGCTTCAGTGTCCGCGATTTATGGTCTGGGAGACCCCGACTCCTATCTGAAAATGATGCTGCACTTGCGTCGAGGTGATGTGATTGATCAACGAGATATGTTGCGTCGACTCGCTGAACTACAATATTCTCGAAATGACGTAGCATTTGAGCGTGGTCAGTTCAGAGTTCGTGGTGAAGTGATTGATATTTTCCCTGCTGAATCTGACCAAGATGCGGTGCGTGTGGAAATGTTTGATGATGAAGTTGATTGTATCAGCTTGTTTGATCCGTTAACTGGCGCGATTAAGCAAAGAGATTTACCTCGTTTTACTGTCTATCCTAAAACTCACTATGTGACGCCACGAGAACGCATTCTTGAAGCGATTGAAAGTATTAAAGTGGAACTCGAGTCACGCCGTAAATACTTGCTTGAGAACAACAAACTACTAGAAGAGCAACGTATTACTCAGAGAACTCAATTCGATATTGAGATGATGAACGAGTTAGGTTTTTGCTCGGGCATTGAAAACTACTCCCGATTTTTGAGTGGCCGTAACGAGGGTGAGCCGCCTCCGACATTGTTTGACTATCTGCCTCACGATGGTTTATTAGTCATTGATGAATCGCACGTTACAGTACCGCAAATAGGTGCGATGTTTAAAGGTGACCGCTCCCGTAAAGAAACTTTAGTGGAGTTTGGCTTCCGTCTTCCTTCTGCGTTGGATAATAGACCGCTAAAATTTGAAGAGTTCGAAGCTCTAGCGCCACAGACGATTTTTGTGTCCGCAACACCAGGCAACTATGAGTTGGAAAAATCTGGCGGAGAAGTGGCTGATCAGGTTGTTCGTCCTACGGGTCTATTAGATCCACAACTTGAAGTACGCCCAGTGACGACTCAGGTCGATGATTTGCTTTCTGAGATCCGTATTCGTTCAGCTAAAGATGAAAGGGTGTTGGTTACTACCTTGACCAAACGTATGGCGGAAGATCTGACTGAATATCTGCATGAGCATGGTGTCAAGGTGAGATATCTGCACTCGGATATCGATACAGTCGAAAGGGTTGAAATTATCCGTGATTTGCGTCTGGGCGAGTTTGATGTTCTGGTCGGTATCAACTTGTTGCGTGAAGGTTTAGACATGCCTGAAGTGTCGCTGGTGGCGATTTTGGATGCTGATAAAGAGGGCTTCTTACGTTCGGAGCGATCATTGATACAGACCATAGGTCGTGCGGCTCGTAACATTGAAGGCAAAGCTATTCTTTATGCTGATAGCATTACTAAATCAATGAAGAAAGCGATGGATGAAACTGATCGTCGTCGCGAGAAACAACACGCCTATAACGAAGCCATGGGGCTTAAACCTCAAGCTCTAAAACGTAATATCAAAGATATTATGGAGATTGGCGATATTGCTAAATCTCGCAAACAGAAATCAAGCAAAGTGGTGGCTCTTTCTAAAGTTGCTGAAGATGCCGCTAACTATGGATCGTTAACGCCACAGCAATTGGATAAAGAGATCAGTAAGCTCGAGGGTCAAATGTACAAATATGCTCAAAACTTAGAGTTTGAGTTGGCCGCGAAAACCCGTGATCAGATTGAAGAATTGAGAAAACAGTTCATCACTAATTCCTAG
- the luxO gene encoding quorum-sensing sigma-54 dependent transcriptional regulator LuxO gives MQHNYTPQKAKYLLMVEDTASVAALYRSYLTPLEIDINIVGTGREAIESIAAREPDLILLDLRLPDMTGMDVLHEVKQKSPDVPVIFMTAHGSIDTAVEAMRHGAQDFLIKPCEADRLRVTVNNAIRKASKLKNDVDGINNQNYQGFIGSSQTMQAVYRTIDSAASSKASIFITGESGTGKEVCAEAIHAASKRGDKPFIAINCAAIPKDLIESELFGHVKGAFTGAASDRQGAAELADGGTLFLDELCEMDLELQTKLLRFIQTGTFQKVGSSKMKSVDVRFVCATNRDPWKEVQEGRFREDLYYRLYVIPLHLPPLRERSDDVIEIAYSLLGYMSKEEGKGFVRLSPEVVERFKRYEWPGNVRQLQNVLRNVVVLNDGKEISQEMLPPPLNFPQQRNEPAEQPNSSTITVHEIFPLWMTEKQAIEKAIEACDGNIPKAAGYLDVSPSTLYRKLQTWNEKEKESR, from the coding sequence ATGCAACACAATTACACACCACAAAAAGCAAAATACTTATTGATGGTGGAAGATACGGCGTCTGTGGCGGCGTTGTATCGTTCTTACCTCACTCCACTTGAAATAGACATCAATATCGTCGGCACTGGGCGCGAGGCGATTGAAAGCATTGCGGCGCGAGAACCTGATTTAATTCTTCTCGATCTCAGATTACCAGATATGACCGGCATGGACGTATTGCACGAAGTGAAACAAAAGTCTCCCGATGTTCCGGTTATTTTCATGACTGCGCACGGCTCTATTGATACAGCGGTTGAGGCTATGCGTCATGGTGCTCAGGATTTCTTGATTAAGCCTTGTGAAGCTGATCGTTTACGCGTCACAGTGAACAATGCGATTCGTAAAGCCAGTAAGCTTAAGAATGATGTTGATGGTATTAATAACCAAAACTATCAAGGCTTTATTGGCAGTAGTCAAACCATGCAAGCGGTTTACCGGACTATAGACTCAGCAGCGAGCAGTAAAGCGAGTATCTTTATCACTGGAGAAAGTGGTACGGGTAAAGAAGTGTGTGCAGAAGCGATTCATGCAGCGAGCAAACGTGGCGATAAGCCGTTTATTGCTATTAACTGTGCCGCGATTCCCAAAGACCTCATTGAGAGTGAACTATTTGGCCACGTAAAGGGGGCCTTTACGGGGGCTGCTTCAGATCGCCAAGGGGCGGCTGAATTGGCCGACGGTGGCACGCTGTTTCTCGATGAATTGTGCGAAATGGATCTAGAATTGCAGACAAAATTGCTGCGCTTTATTCAGACCGGTACGTTTCAAAAAGTCGGTTCTTCTAAGATGAAAAGCGTGGATGTACGATTTGTTTGCGCTACCAACCGAGATCCATGGAAGGAAGTGCAGGAAGGTCGTTTTAGGGAAGACTTGTATTACCGTCTTTATGTGATTCCTTTGCATCTACCACCTTTACGTGAACGTAGCGATGACGTTATTGAAATCGCTTATTCGCTATTGGGTTATATGTCAAAAGAAGAAGGCAAAGGTTTTGTGCGTTTGTCTCCAGAAGTGGTTGAACGCTTTAAACGCTATGAGTGGCCGGGTAACGTTCGTCAATTGCAGAACGTATTGCGTAACGTTGTGGTACTGAATGATGGTAAAGAAATATCACAAGAGATGTTACCACCGCCATTGAACTTTCCTCAGCAGCGCAATGAACCTGCCGAACAGCCAAACAGCAGTACGATAACGGTACATGAGATATTTCCTCTTTGGATGACAGAAAAGCAAGCTATCGAAAAAGCGATAGAAGCTTGTGATGGCAACATTCCGAAAGCGGCTGGGTATTTGGATGTCAGTCCTTCAACGCTATACAGAAAGCTACAAACGTGGAATGAAAAAGAAAAGGAAAGCAGGTAA
- the luxU gene encoding quorum-sensing phosphorelay protein LuxU → MMEVLNQSKIEKLAREIGEDNVPLLVEIFLGELVAYQQSLTSNELTDKTQYLKDISHALKSSAASFGADKLCAKAVDIDAKAKLGEHFDVRIEAATMVDIINQTYGCYQQLIISSH, encoded by the coding sequence ATGATGGAAGTGTTAAACCAAAGCAAGATAGAGAAACTAGCGAGAGAAATCGGGGAAGATAATGTTCCTTTGCTTGTTGAGATCTTTCTTGGTGAGTTGGTAGCCTATCAGCAAAGTTTAACCAGTAATGAGCTAACGGATAAAACTCAGTACCTTAAAGATATTAGCCATGCGTTAAAAAGTAGCGCTGCTAGCTTTGGCGCCGATAAGCTATGTGCTAAAGCGGTGGATATCGATGCCAAGGCAAAGCTAGGTGAGCATTTTGATGTAAGAATAGAGGCCGCGACTATGGTGGATATTATCAACCAGACTTACGGCTGTTATCAGCAGCTGATCATTAGCAGCCATTGA
- a CDS encoding YvcK family protein yields the protein MNLYQDKKVVAIGGGHGLGRILAALKHFGSNATGIVTTTDNGGSTGRIRNCQGGIAWGDTRNCINQLITDPSISSMMFEYRFKGSGELDGHNLGNLMLTALDNLSVRPLDAINLIRAMLKVDVNIIPMSEHPSDLTALATSGKWVTGETSVDEMKDDLLRLDLEPKVTATLEGVEAIAQADAIILGPGSFLTSIMPPLLLPKIGQAIFDNQNAKVIFIENLSPEYGPAGRMSLKQKLEWCERACKNRKIDVVLGPKEHPELKEIWNCVTRDLASPNRDWRHDRDKLRLVIEEQLNS from the coding sequence ATGAATTTATATCAAGACAAAAAAGTGGTTGCGATAGGCGGCGGTCACGGGCTAGGACGTATTTTGGCAGCGTTGAAACATTTCGGATCTAACGCTACAGGCATTGTTACAACAACTGACAACGGTGGTTCAACGGGACGTATCCGTAACTGCCAAGGTGGTATTGCTTGGGGCGATACTCGCAACTGTATCAACCAGCTCATTACCGATCCTTCAATTAGCTCAATGATGTTTGAATACCGCTTCAAAGGTAGCGGTGAACTGGATGGTCATAACCTAGGTAACCTAATGTTGACGGCACTAGATAACTTATCGGTTCGCCCTCTGGATGCCATCAACCTTATCCGAGCCATGCTCAAAGTCGATGTAAACATCATCCCTATGTCTGAACATCCTTCAGATCTCACAGCACTGGCAACAAGTGGTAAATGGGTTACAGGTGAAACCAGCGTAGATGAAATGAAAGACGATTTGTTGCGTCTTGACCTTGAGCCGAAGGTGACAGCAACACTCGAAGGTGTCGAGGCAATTGCTCAGGCCGATGCTATTATTCTAGGTCCGGGAAGCTTCCTAACCAGTATTATGCCACCTTTACTTTTACCTAAAATCGGTCAAGCCATATTTGATAACCAAAATGCCAAAGTCATATTTATTGAAAACTTATCACCTGAGTATGGTCCTGCTGGTCGTATGAGCCTAAAACAAAAACTGGAATGGTGTGAGCGAGCTTGTAAAAACCGAAAAATCGACGTGGTTTTAGGCCCCAAAGAGCATCCTGAATTAAAGGAAATATGGAATTGTGTGACTCGCGATTTAGCATCACCAAACCGCGATTGGCGTCATGACCGAGACAAATTACGTCTGGTTATTGAAGAGCAATTAAACAGCTGA
- the moaA gene encoding GTP 3',8-cyclase MoaA — protein MAQQFEDKFRRKFYYLRLSVTDVCNFKCTYCLPDGYKPSGSKNSSFLTLPEIHRVVNAFADCGTSKIRITGGEPTLRKDFTDIIRVIADNSNIQKIATTTNGYRMERGVAEWKEAGLTHINVSVDSLDPRMFHQITGENRFHQVMSGIDRAFEVGYKQVKVNVVLMKDRNHHELPLFLNWIKHRPIQLRFIELMQTGEMDDLFTKHHISGVTIRNQLIANGWILKVRENNDGPAQVFVHPDYQGEIGLIMPYEKNFCDSCNRLRVSALGKLHLCLFGEQGIELRDLMQEDAQEAELISRIQMQLQNKSVSHFLQEGNTGMTPHLASIGG, from the coding sequence TTGGCGCAACAATTCGAAGATAAATTCCGGCGTAAATTTTATTATTTGCGCCTATCAGTTACCGATGTATGTAACTTCAAATGTACGTACTGCCTGCCTGATGGTTATAAACCTTCGGGGAGCAAAAATTCGTCTTTTCTAACTCTTCCAGAAATTCATCGCGTAGTGAACGCATTTGCCGATTGCGGTACATCTAAGATCCGTATCACTGGTGGTGAGCCGACGTTACGCAAAGATTTTACCGATATTATCCGTGTCATCGCTGACAACTCGAACATTCAAAAAATTGCTACGACAACCAATGGCTATCGAATGGAAAGAGGTGTTGCGGAATGGAAGGAAGCGGGACTGACTCACATCAATGTCAGCGTTGATAGCTTAGACCCAAGGATGTTCCATCAAATCACTGGTGAAAACCGATTTCATCAAGTGATGTCTGGAATTGACCGCGCATTCGAGGTGGGCTACAAGCAAGTTAAAGTGAATGTGGTTTTGATGAAAGATCGTAACCACCACGAACTTCCGTTGTTTCTCAACTGGATAAAGCATCGTCCAATCCAATTGCGTTTTATTGAACTGATGCAAACGGGGGAAATGGATGACTTGTTTACCAAACATCATATTTCTGGAGTCACGATTCGAAACCAACTGATTGCTAATGGTTGGATTCTAAAGGTGAGAGAGAACAATGATGGCCCAGCACAGGTTTTTGTTCATCCAGATTATCAGGGTGAAATCGGTCTTATCATGCCGTACGAAAAGAATTTCTGTGACAGCTGTAACCGTTTAAGAGTGTCCGCGCTTGGCAAGCTTCATCTCTGTCTTTTTGGTGAGCAAGGTATTGAACTAAGAGATTTGATGCAGGAGGACGCTCAGGAAGCTGAGTTAATCTCACGTATTCAAATGCAGTTGCAGAACAAATCTGTCAGCCATTTTCTTCAGGAAGGAAATACCGGGATGACGCCGCATTTAGCGTCTATTGGCGGATAA
- the moaB gene encoding molybdenum cofactor biosynthesis protein B gives MGHAESKFQPANIAVLTVSDTRTEENDTSGRYLAEQLQEAGHHLADKQIVIDDMYKIRAVVSQWIADEKVQAVLITGGTGFTSRDSTPEALKPLFDKEVEGFGELFRIVSYEEIGTSTIQSRAVAGFANHTVIFAMPGSTGACRTGWTKIIKQQLDASHRPCNFMPHL, from the coding sequence ATGGGTCACGCAGAAAGCAAATTTCAGCCAGCGAATATCGCAGTTCTAACCGTTTCAGATACACGTACCGAAGAAAATGATACTTCAGGTCGTTACCTTGCCGAGCAACTCCAAGAAGCTGGCCACCACCTAGCTGACAAGCAAATCGTAATTGATGATATGTACAAAATCCGTGCGGTAGTGTCGCAGTGGATTGCTGATGAAAAAGTTCAAGCAGTATTAATTACTGGTGGCACAGGTTTCACTTCTCGTGACAGTACTCCTGAAGCACTAAAGCCCCTGTTTGATAAAGAAGTTGAAGGTTTCGGTGAATTGTTCCGTATCGTTTCTTATGAAGAAATTGGTACTTCTACCATTCAATCTCGAGCGGTAGCTGGGTTTGCAAATCATACCGTTATTTTTGCTATGCCAGGCTCGACTGGTGCATGTCGTACCGGTTGGACAAAAATCATTAAACAACAATTAGATGCTAGCCATCGCCCATGTAACTTTATGCCGCATCTGTAA
- the moaC gene encoding cyclic pyranopterin monophosphate synthase MoaC: MTQFTHINASGEANMVDVSAKAETVREARAEAFVHMAPETLQLIVSGQHHKGDVFATARIAGIQAAKKTWDLIPLCHPLLLSKVEVQLEAIESENKVRIESVCKLAGKTGVEMEALTAASVAALTIYDMCKAVQKDMVIGQIRLLEKTGGKSGHFKVDV, encoded by the coding sequence ATGACTCAATTCACTCATATCAATGCTTCTGGTGAAGCAAACATGGTTGATGTTTCTGCTAAAGCGGAAACAGTAAGAGAAGCGCGGGCAGAAGCTTTTGTTCATATGGCACCAGAAACGCTACAACTGATTGTTTCTGGTCAGCATCACAAAGGTGATGTGTTTGCTACAGCGCGTATTGCTGGTATTCAAGCCGCAAAGAAAACATGGGATTTAATTCCACTTTGTCACCCGCTGTTACTATCTAAAGTGGAAGTACAGCTTGAAGCGATAGAGTCGGAAAACAAAGTTCGTATTGAGTCTGTATGTAAACTTGCTGGTAAAACTGGCGTTGAAATGGAAGCATTAACGGCGGCCTCTGTTGCTGCGCTGACTATCTACGATATGTGTAAAGCTGTGCAGAAAGACATGGTGATTGGGCAAATTCGTTTGTTAGAAAAGACGGGCGGTAAATCGGGTCATTTTAAGGTAGATGTATGA
- the moaD gene encoding molybdopterin synthase sulfur carrier subunit has protein sequence MIKVLFFAQTRELVDCDGLSLEHEFESVEDLRAQLASQSDKWALALEAGKLLAAVNQSIVPMDFQLTDGDEVAFFPPVTGG, from the coding sequence ATGATTAAAGTGTTGTTTTTTGCCCAAACAAGAGAGCTGGTAGACTGTGATGGTCTGTCGTTAGAGCATGAGTTTGAATCAGTAGAAGATCTACGTGCTCAACTTGCCTCTCAGTCTGACAAATGGGCTTTGGCTCTGGAGGCTGGGAAATTGCTTGCTGCGGTTAATCAGTCCATAGTACCGATGGACTTTCAACTGACCGATGGTGATGAAGTCGCATTCTTCCCACCAGTGACAGGAGGTTAA
- the moaE gene encoding molybdopterin synthase catalytic subunit MoaE, producing the protein MSAYVSVQLEDFSVAQEYGALSSGTDAGAVVTFIGKVRDMNLGDHVTGLHLEHYPGMTEKSLSEICEEAKSRWPLLQLRLIHRIGDLDIGDQVVFVGVSSVHRSASFEACEFVMDYLKTKAPFWKKERTDDGTRWIDSRESDAKAALRWAK; encoded by the coding sequence ATGAGCGCTTATGTTTCAGTTCAGCTAGAAGACTTTTCTGTTGCACAGGAGTATGGGGCTCTTTCTTCAGGTACAGATGCTGGAGCCGTGGTGACTTTCATTGGCAAAGTGCGTGACATGAACTTAGGTGATCATGTCACTGGGTTGCATTTAGAACATTACCCAGGCATGACGGAAAAATCGCTCAGTGAGATTTGCGAAGAGGCGAAATCACGCTGGCCGTTACTTCAACTGCGCTTGATTCACCGAATTGGTGATCTCGATATTGGTGACCAAGTGGTATTTGTTGGTGTGAGTAGCGTTCATCGCTCCGCTTCATTTGAAGCTTGCGAATTTGTAATGGATTATTTAAAGACCAAAGCACCATTCTGGAAGAAAGAACGAACTGACGATGGTACTCGCTGGATTGACTCCCGTGAATCGGATGCAAAAGCTGCGCTTCGTTGGGCTAAGTAG
- a CDS encoding CBS domain-containing protein, with the protein MDSLKVKDYMTVKAVTFTPDMSLSAALDKVMRSDHLGGPVIDDKERVIGFLSEQDLLDKLVKVSYFCQDTHIVSDCMHQEVLSVSPEMSVIELADLMKVGKPKVYPVVDNGKLVGIITRRDVLRAIGKNLANCFKHPV; encoded by the coding sequence ATGGATTCACTAAAAGTAAAAGATTATATGACCGTAAAAGCGGTGACCTTTACTCCTGATATGTCTTTGTCTGCTGCATTAGATAAAGTGATGCGTTCAGATCACTTGGGTGGACCTGTAATAGATGACAAAGAGCGTGTGATAGGCTTTCTTTCTGAACAAGATTTGCTCGATAAGCTCGTCAAAGTAAGTTATTTCTGCCAAGACACTCATATAGTGAGTGACTGTATGCATCAAGAGGTACTTTCTGTATCGCCAGAAATGTCGGTCATAGAACTTGCTGATTTGATGAAGGTAGGAAAACCCAAAGTTTATCCAGTAGTGGATAACGGTAAGCTAGTGGGAATCATCACCCGACGTGATGTATTACGAGCCATTGGTAAAAACTTGGCGAATTGCTTTAAACATCCTGTATAG